GCGAGCGAAGATCGAAACCCGCCTGCCGCCCGTCTCCGGCGTACCCGACTGGCGCTGAGGCCGCGGGCATACGCCCAACTCTTCGTCGTTGAACGGCCGGCGTTCCACCGACCGGACACTCACCCGCAGTTCCTTCGCTGCCGACGCGGCCGGTCGGGCCACGACTCCAGCCCCTCCCGCACCACACACTTCCGCTCATGTTGTGCACCTTCTTGATGGTGGTCATTGGACGGCCTAACTTCATGGTGTCCTTCCCCCGCTCAAGGGAGAGCGCGATGCCCCCGGCTCCCACCGCGTCAGAACGCACCCTTCAACTCCGCCGAGTCGCCCTCTCCGGCATGCTCGGCACCGCCGTGGAGTTCTACGACTTCCTCGTCTACGGCACCGTCGCCGCGCTCGTCTTCGGCGAACTGTTCTTCCCCGGCGCCGACCCCGCAGTGGGCACGATCGCCGCGTTCGGCACCTTCGCCGCCGGCTATGTGGCCCGCCCGATAGGCGGCATCGTCTTCGGCCACTTCGGCGACCGCCTCGGCCGCAAGAACATGCTGCTGCTCACCATGGGCCTGATGGGCGGTGCCAGCTTCCTCATCGGCATGCTGCCCACGTACGACACCGCCGGTGTCTGGGCCCCGGTCCTGCTGATCACCCTGCGCGTGGTGCAGGGCATCGCCATCGGCGGTGAGTGGGGCGGCGCGACCCTGATGGTCGTGGAGCACGCGGGCGAGCGCCGCCGCGGCCTGTGGTCGAGCTTCACCCAGATGGGAGCCCCGCTCGGCTCCCTGATCTCCGCCTCCGTGGTCGCCCTGGTCTCCACCCTCCCCAAGGACCAGTTCGCGGCCTGGGGCTGGCGCGTGCCGTTCCTGCTGAGCGTGCTGCTGCTCGGCGTCGGCCTGTTCGTCCGCCTCAAGGTGGTCGAGAGCCCGCTGTTCGCCGAGGTGAAGAAGGACCGCGCCGAGTCGAGGCTCCCCATCCTCGACGTCCTGCGCCGCCCGAAGCCCGTGCTGCTGGCCTGCGGTGTCGGCATCGGCGCCTTCACCGCCCAGTCCCTGCTGACCAGTTACCTGATCGCGTACGCCACCGGCATCGGCTATCCCCGCCCACAGGTCCTCACCGCGCTCACCGTCTCGGCCGCGGTCGCCCTGGTGGTCCTGCCCTGCGCGTCCGCGCTCTCCGACCGGATCGGCCGCCGCCCGGTCGTCCTCACCGGCGCGATCCTGTCCGCGGCCACCGCCTTCCCCGTCCTCGCGCTGGTCGACTCCAGGTCGTCGGGAGCCCTGATCCTGGCCGTCGTCATCGGCCACGGCATCTCCCAGTCGCTGATGTACGGCCCGCTGGGCGCCCTGTTCAGCGAGATGTTCGGCACCAAGGTCCGCTACACCGGCGCCTCCCTCGGCTACCAGGGCGCCACCCTCGTCGGCGCCGGCTTCTCCCCGTTGATCGCCGGCAGCCTGGTCGCGAGCAGCGGCAACGGCACCCCCGTCGCCCTCCTGCTGTGCGGCGGCTCGCTGATCACCGCGCTGACGGTGTGGTTCGTCCGCGAGACAAGCCGTACCTCGCTCGGCGACGAACCCACCCCGAAACTCCCCACCACCCCCCACACGGAGGAGATCACCGCATGAGGCACGGCACCCGCATCGCCTGCGCGACGGCGCTTCTGCTCACCCTGACCGCCGCACCCGCGGCGACGGCCACCACCGACACCACCACCCACGTGGACGGCCAACTGCCCTCCGGCGCCACGTACATGATGGACGTCCCCACCAACTGGAACGGCACCGTCCTCCTGTTCAGCCACGGCTACAACGCGGGCCCCGCCAACCCCGCCCAGGACGCCCCGGACGCGGCCACCAAGCCCCTTCTCCTCCAGCAGGGTTACGCCCTCATCGGCTCCTCGTACGCCAGCACCGGCTGGGCGGTCACCGACGCGGTCCCCGATCAGCTGGCCACCCTGAAGGCCTTCACCACCCGCTTCGGCCAGGCCTCCCGCACCATCGCGTGGGGACGGTCGTACGGCGGCCTGGTCACCACCGCGATCGCCGAGCGAGCCCCGGACGAGATCGACGGCTCGCTCTCCATGTGCGGCCTGGTCCATGGTGGCGTGGCCAACTGGAACAACACCCTCGACCCGGCGTTCGCCCTCAAGACGCTCCTGGGCTCCGACGTCCCGCTGGTGAACCTTCCCAGCCAGGAGGCGGCCACCGACGCGGCCAACACCCTCGCCGCCACGGTCGACTCCGCCCAGTCCACGGCCGAGGGTCGGGCCCGTATCGCGCTCGCCGCCGCCCTGCACAACATCCCGGTCTGGAACGCGCCCACCCAGACCCGCCCCGCCGCCACCGACTGGGACGCCCAACAGGCCAACCAGTACGACGCCGTCAAGGGCCTGCTGAAGATCGCCGCTTTCAACCGGCGCCAGGAGGCCGAGACCCGCGCGGGCGGCAACATGTCCTGGAACACCGGCATCGACTACGCCCGACTCCTCGGGAAGTCCTCCGTCCGCAAGGAGGTCACCGAGCTCTACAAGAAGGCTGGCCTCTCCCTGACCAAGGACCTCGCCGCCCTCAACCGCGCCCCGCGCATCAAGGCGGACCCGAACGCCGTCGCCTGGATGAGCACCACCAGCAGCTTCACCGGCCGCCTGGCCAAGCCCCAGCTCTCCATCCACACCATCGGCGACCCCCTGGTCCCCGTCCAGACGGAAAGCGCCCTACGCCGAGCGGTCACCGCGGCCGGTTCCGGCCCCCTCCTGCGCCAGGCCTACGTCGACAACGCCGGCCACTGCACCTTCAGCACCGCCGAACAACTCGCCGCCCTCCACACCCTGGAGGACCGCCTGACCACCGGCCACTGGCAGGGCACCGACCCGGCGTCCCTCAACGCCCGCGCCACCGCGGCCGACCCCACCACCCCCACCCGATACATCACGTACCGCCCCACCCCCTACCTCCGCCCCTACGACCTTGCCCACCCCGCCGACCGCCGGTGACCTCGTACGACCGCCTGCCGCACGGCCGGCGGGCGGTCGTACCCTTGCCCCCCTGGAGGACGACGACATCCTGGACACCGCGGAGGGACCGCAGCCGCGCCCGCAGTCGCTCATGCTCACGTTCTTCGGCAACCACGTCCTGGAGGAGGGGGACCTGGGCGTCTACTCGGGCAGCATCATCGACGTCCTGGGCCGCGTGGGCGTGGGCGAACAGGCCGTGCGCTCCACCCTCACCCGCATGGTCAACCGCGGCCTGCTCCAGCGTCAGCGCGAGGGCCGCAAGATGTTCTTCGGCCTGACCCCGCAGGCCGGCCGCGTCCTGATCGACGGCCGCGCCCGCATCTGGAAGCAGGGCGCCGTCAACGACGACTGGGACGGCTCCTGGACCCTGCTCGGCTTCTCCCTGCCCGACTCCTGGAAACGCCAGCGCCACGACCTGCGCTCACGCCTCACCTGGTCCGGATTCGGCGCCCTGTACAGCGGCCTGTGGATCGCCCCCGGCCACGTCGACGTCTCCTCGGTGGTCACCGACCTCGGTCTCACTGCCCACGTCAAGATCTTCCACGCCCAGGCCGCCGAGGTGACCGACATCGAGCAGATGATCCGCGACACCTGGGACCTGGAATCCATCGCCGCCCGCTATGTCGCCTTCGACAAGCGCTGGAGCGCCTACCTGGTCAACGGCAACGACGACGACCCGATCGGCACCCGCCTCCGCCTGGTGAGCGACTGGCTTCGCACCATCCGCACGGACCCGAGACTCCCGGCCCGCCACCTTCCCCCCGCCTGGCCGGCCCGCCCCGCCCAGGAAACCTTCCACCGCGTCGCGCAACAGACCCACCCGGCGCTGAAGGCAGCCCGAGCGACTCTGGAGACGACACATCTCCGCAGCCGGCTGACGCCGTGACCGCGAACGTGCACGGCGTCGGGCGGCCATGCCGTTCAGCCGACCTCGTTGCGGACGGCGGTGTCGAGGCTGGTGGCGGTCAGGCGGAAGGTTCCTGAGCGTTGGCGATCGGTGAGCCAGGACGCCCGGGTCGGCTCAGCCCGTCACCGTGAACCAGGTCCCCCGCGACTTCTTCCACTCCGGGTGCGTCAGGTCCTTGGCCTCCGTGCCGTCGCCGTACAGGTCGGCGGAGCCGTTGTCGGTGAGGAGTTGGGCCCGGGCGCCGGGGGTGGTGAGGTCGGGGACGTCGATGACGGCCTCCCAGCCGCCGGGGTCGGAGGTCGGGAGGTCGCGGGCCTTGGCCGGGGCGTGGGCGGGGTTGCCGTCCCAGGAGTAGAGCGCGTACGGGTCGGTGTTGTCGTCGGCGGCCCAGGAACCGGCGACGATCAGGTACTGGTTCGCGGCGTTCTTGCGCACGTCGCGGATCGCGAGGCCGCCGAGGTCCAGTTCGATCGGGGTGCCGAAGACGGCCGTCGCGCCGCTGCCCACCACCTTGTCGATGTTCGTCACCGGCACCAGCAGCGCCTTGCCGCCGGATACGGCCGGGGCGAGCGGTGCGCGGAAGCCGACGTACGCCGTCGTCGTCGAGCCCGGCGCGAACTCCAGCCCCTCCACGTTGAAACCGTCGATCTCCTTGGGGGCCTTGCCGTCCGCGGTGCCTGCCGCGAAGCCGCAGCGGTCGCCGTGCGCCTCGTCCCAGGCGACCAGGTCGTCGCGGAGCTTCTTGTACGAGCCGCCGTACGACAGGGCGGTGGTCGCTCCGGACCCCGACACCCTCGTGGTGAAGAGGGTGTTGCGGGCCGGCTTGTACTCGCCGTCCTTGTTGTTGCCCAGGGAGCCCGTCCAGTAGATGGTGTCGCCCGCGCGGGCCGCGCCCTCGATGTCGATCTCCTTGCTGACACCGATCCGCGAGCTGAAGTCCCAGGTCTTGAGGGGCGCACCGGACGACGAACGGTCGTACAGGCGCAGGACGTTGGACTCGTCGTCCGCCACGACGACGTAGCCGCCGCCCACGTCGACGGCCGCCGAGGCGTCGCTCGACCCGGTGAAGTACCGGCTGTCCACGCCCTGTTGGACGCCGGCGGAAGCGGCGTAGTGCAGCGTCTTGGTGGCGGCCTGCCCGTCGACTCCCGTGACCTTGACGGTGAGGTCGGTGTAGCCCCGGCCGCGTGCGGCGACGGCCAGGCGACGGGTGGCGCCCGTGCCGGTGACCGTGACGTCGCCGGTGGTCGCCACGGACGTCTTGGTGCTGGCGGTCACCGTGACGGCGAGCGCCCCGGCGTCGGCCCCGCTCTGTCCGACCGTCACGTTCACCGTCGGGTCCCCGGTCGCCGCCACCGCGCCCGACAGGTAGCCCGCCGACAGGGCGATGCTCGGGGTGCCGTAACTCGCCGCCTGTGCCTGGCTTCCCATGCTCACGACCGCGAGCGTAAGCGCCCCGCTCGCCATGGCAACCGCCCTGCGCCCACGGGGGAAAACATAGTCCTGCACTGGGAGCCTTCCGTCGTCACGATGTCGACGTGAAGGCTGGGCCGCCCCCACCAACTGCGGGTGGCCCCCGTACGCATGGAGAGTGAACAGCTTCGGACGCGATGGCCGGAAGTGCCGCCGCTGTACAGGGAGTTCAGGAAGTCCGGTGACGAGTCGGCGACGTCACGCATTCGCGCTGGGCTGGACGGCTACACCAGGACGGGAAGCGATACGAGCCCGCGGACAAGACGCGTATGGCGCCACTCCAACCGGTCGGCTGGTCCAGCGAGCCGGATTCCGGGAAACCGGCTCAGTACCGCGCGCAGGGCGATCTCCGCCTCGGCCTTGGCCAGGGGAGCGCCGACGCAGCGGTGGATGCCGTGGCCGAAGCCGAGGTGGGCGGTGGCGTCCCGGTCCAGGTCGAGCAGGTCCGGTGACGCGAAGCGGGCCGGGTCGCGGTTGGCGGCTCCGAGGGCGATCAGTACCGGGGCGCCGGCCGGGATGTCGGTACCGCCGAGCGTGACGGCTTCGGTGGTGAACCGGAAGGTGGTGGTACTGACGGGGGAGTCGAATCGAAGCAACTCGTCGAGCACGGCCGGGACGTCGTCCGGATTCTTCCGGAGGCGATCCAGCTCGGCGGGGCGCTGGAGCAGCGCGAGGGTGGCGTTGCCGAGGAAGTTGGTGGTGGTCTCGTGCCCGGCCACGAGCAGCAGCACCGCCAGGGAGACCAGTTCCTCTTCGCTGAGACGGTCGTCTCCGTCGCGAGCCGAGATGAGTCCGTCGAGGAGTGAGTCGCCGGGGTTGAGGCGTTTGGCGGCGATGAGGGTCGTCATGTAGTCGGCCAGGCAATGCGAGGCCGCGTCGATGGCGTCGGGCCTGCCTGCCGCGAACAGTTCCCCGGACCAGCGCCGGACGTCGGGCCGGTCTCCCGCAGGCACTCCGAGCAGTTCGCAGATCACGATGACCGGCAGCGGCACCGCCAGGCCGGCCACGAAGTCGAACCGTTCGCCGACGGGCCACTGATCCAGCAACTCGTCGGTGACGCGGGCGATGAACGGACGCAGCTGCGCGACGGCTCCGTTCGTGAACGCCTTGGTCACCAGCTTCCGCAGCCGGGTGTGCCGGGGCGGATCGGTGGCCAGCATGGTGTGTGCCACCGCCGGGTGCAGCCGACGCCGTGACTCCTTGCCCGCGAAGAACGCGGCCGTGTCCTTCGAGAGCCGATCGTCGCCGAGGGCTTCCCGGGCTTCCGCGTAGCCGGTGACCACGTAGCTGAGGTGACCACCGGACCCGGTGGGCAGGGGCTGCACGGGGCAACTGGACCGCATGGCCGCGTAGGTGGGGTAGGGGTCCTGGAGGAAGCGGGGGTCTTGGCTCGGGTCGGTCATGCTTTCAGGCTGCAGCCCGCTCCGGTTGGCAGTCATCCGACACGCCCAACACAGGGCCCGCGGGCGTCGGTTGGTCGGTTGCCAGGAGGAGCGGGAGCCGCTTCGTGTCCGCGCGGAGGTCCTTGCGGGAGACGGCCTTCGCCGACGGCAGGACGATCTCAGGTGACGGGGAACCCACGAACTCGTTGCAGCATTCGCGGTGGCTCCAGGGCACAAAGATAGGCAGTGGCGGCCTGGCGCCGATGTCTACGAGGCCCTGCTGGAGGGTCTGATCGGCACGGCCGGTCTCAGGACCAGGCGATCTCGCCATGGCGGGAGACGAAGCGTCCGGTGCCGGCGCCGGGCTCCTCGGTGGCAAGGGCGACGATCGCGTCCGTGCCCTCGGTGACGGTTTGGGGGCCGCTGTGACCGTTGAGGTCGGTCGCGGTGTAGCCGGGGTCGGCGGCGTTGACGCGGATGCCCTTGAGGCCCTTGGCGTACTGCGTGGTCAACATCGTCAGGGCCGCCTTCGAGGAGGTGTACAGCGGGGCGATCACGCGCGACTCGGGTCGGCCGGGGTCGTGGGTGAGGGCGAGGGAGCCCATGCCGCTGCTGACGTTGACGATCACAGGGTCGTCCGAGCGGCGCAGCAGCGGCAGGAACGCGGTGGTGGTGCGGACGACGCCGATGACGTTGACGTCGAGGACGGTGCGGGCGTCGGCGGCGGTGAGGTCGCTGGGATCGCCGACGGGGCCGTGCACGCCGGCGTTGTTGATCAGGACGTCGATCCTGCCCTCGTGTTCGGCGACGTTCGCCGCCGCTGCGGCCACGGACGCGTCGTCGGTCACGTCGATGGGGACGTAGCGTGCGCCGAGCGCGGCGGCGGCCTCCTCGCCCTGCTCGCGGTCGCGGGCTCCCACGAGGACGGTGTGCCCACTCTCGATCAGGCGGCGGGCGGTCTCGCGGCCGAGACCCTTGTTGGCTCCGGTGATGAAGGTGATCGTCATGCGTTCGATCCTGGCCCCGACGACGGAGGCGGGCCAGGGACGCTTCGACGGTAGGAAGACCAGTACCACCCTCGCGCCTGCACACACGATCGGGGATGCCGGAGGATGGGGATCATGTCGACGACACCCGGAAGCGGACTGGGCGCGATGATCCGCACGTGGCGGGACAGGCTGCCCCCATCGGCCGCCGGGCTGCCGGCGGCCCGCGGGCGCCGGGCGGCCGGGCTGCGGCGCGAAGAACTGGCTGACCTGGCCGGGGTATCGGTCGACTACGTCGTGCGCCTGGAACAGGGGCGGGCCACGACACCCTCCGCGTCGGTGGTGGCGTCCCTGGCGCGCGCCCTGCAGCTGTCCGCCGCCGAGCGGGACCACCTGTACCGGCTGGCCCAGCTCGTACCGCCGGTGGACGGCACGATCTCTGACCATCTTCCGCCCGGCGTGCAGCGGGTGCTGGCCCGCCTCGGGGACGTGGCGGTTGCCGTGTTCGCGGCGGACTGGCAACTGGTGTGGTGGAACCGTGGGTGGGCCGCCCTGCTGGGCGACCCCTCCGCCTCGCCGCCGCGCCTGCGCAACTTCGCCCGCGACAGGTTCCCGGTGAACGCCGGCCCGGCCCACCTCGCGCTGTGGCCGGTGACCGAGGCGGACCGCGACGCCACCGACGCCGCCGTCGTTTCCGACCTGCGCCGAGCCACCGGGCGCTTCCCCCAGGACCGCCGCCTGGCCTCGCTGATCCGCGACCTGAACGCGGGCAACAAGAGGTTCGCTCAGCTGTGGACGACCGGACAGGTGGCCGCGCACCGTGAGGACCACAAGACGATCGACCACCCGTTGGTGGGCCCGGTCACGGTCGACTGCGACGTCCTGACCGACGGAGACTCCGAGCTCAAGATCGTCATCATGACCGCCGTACCCGGCAGCGAGGACGAAACCAAGCTCCGGCTCACCGCCGTCGCCGGCCCGCCGGCCACTACAGGCAACTGATCCGGCTTGCGTGTTGATCGACCGGCCGCAAGGAAGTTGGCGTGGTCCCAGCCGGAGCCCTCCAGCGCGTTCCAGGCCGTCCGGTTGTTGCTCCACAGGGTGTCGTAGGGGACCAGGGCCGGACGGTCCCAGCTCCCGTTGCCCCACGCCTCCGCCCGCTCTCCCGCCTTGGCGAAGCGGAAGGAGTGTGTTCCGAAGGGGCCGCGCGGGAGGCTTCCGTCCTTGTGGTAGACGGCCTTGAAGCGCTTGCCCTCCCGCTCCACGTCGTTGAACCGCTTGGTGGTGTAGTTGCCGTGGGCGGAGACGGACACGTAGCTGGGCCACTGGTCATTGCCGTGGTACCAGACCACGGTGGCCTCGAAGTCGTGCCGGTGCCCGAACTTGTCGACGGCGCCGGCGACGGCCTGGTCCTTCTCGAAGTACAGGGTGTAGACGATGCCGCACCAGCCGGAGCCCTTGTCGCACTTGGACCGCGAGTAGGTGTTGGCCTGGCCGAGGTGGTTGCTCTTGCATCCGCCGCCGAGCGACCCGCTGTTGTGGAGGCCGCCGTTGAGTCTGCCGCTCGCGTCGACGGCGGCCGCGGGGTAGCAGCCGTCCGCGTCGTAGTCGAAGAGCGGCTGGAACATCTCCTGCTTCGCGGCGCCGTCGCCCATGTAGCCGAAGGGCTTCAACAGGGCGGCGTTGGCGCTGCCGGTCACGCCGACGGTCAGCGCGGCGACGCCGACTGCCTGGGCAGCAGCCAGCGACCTGCGGGATCCGCTGATCACGTGGGCAGTCACCCCAGCACACATCACGCAGACCGACGCGCAGACGGTGAGTGGCGTCTCCCGTCCACCATCAACCGGCTTCTGCTCACCGACTGACGGGACGCGAACTCCAGCCTCCCGGCCCGCTCGTTCCGGGAGGCCGCATATGTCGGCCGGGAGCTCCGTCCTGAAGGCGACGTCGCTCTGCGCCGGGTAACGGACGGTCAGGCAGCTGCACCAAGCTCACACGACAACTGCCTGGTCAACCCTTCACTGTCGGTGGTGGCTGCAAGGCTGGTCAGATGAATGGAGACGAGCAGTTGCTGCGCGGTCGGGTCTACGCCCACGACCATGACGACCCCGACCCCGGGCCGCGCCCGGGGCAGACCTACGCCGCGCTCATAGGCGGGCCGCTGGACGGACTGTTGCTGGACATCACAGGATGGCGGCCGGAGGAAGTCGACGACGGCGCCGCCCTGCCCACCGAGCTGTCGCGATGGCCCGGCGGACGCGCCCTGTACGACCCGGACCCCAATGAACCCCGCACATCCGGCCCGGGTGTGATGTGCCGCTTCTACTACTCCGGCGACACGCCCTGACCGCAGCCCCGACCACGACCCTGACCGCGTGTCGGGGCCCCCGACCAGGGCTGGTCGGCGCGCTGGTGAAGTGACCTCTCCGACGCAGGTGTGGCCGGCAGCGCCGGTCCGCTGTGGGCGCGGCAGACGATGGTCTTGCCGT
Above is a window of Streptomyces sp. NBC_00490 DNA encoding:
- a CDS encoding MFS transporter; the encoded protein is MPPAPTASERTLQLRRVALSGMLGTAVEFYDFLVYGTVAALVFGELFFPGADPAVGTIAAFGTFAAGYVARPIGGIVFGHFGDRLGRKNMLLLTMGLMGGASFLIGMLPTYDTAGVWAPVLLITLRVVQGIAIGGEWGGATLMVVEHAGERRRGLWSSFTQMGAPLGSLISASVVALVSTLPKDQFAAWGWRVPFLLSVLLLGVGLFVRLKVVESPLFAEVKKDRAESRLPILDVLRRPKPVLLACGVGIGAFTAQSLLTSYLIAYATGIGYPRPQVLTALTVSAAVALVVLPCASALSDRIGRRPVVLTGAILSAATAFPVLALVDSRSSGALILAVVIGHGISQSLMYGPLGALFSEMFGTKVRYTGASLGYQGATLVGAGFSPLIAGSLVASSGNGTPVALLLCGGSLITALTVWFVRETSRTSLGDEPTPKLPTTPHTEEITA
- a CDS encoding alpha/beta hydrolase family protein, encoding MRHGTRIACATALLLTLTAAPAATATTDTTTHVDGQLPSGATYMMDVPTNWNGTVLLFSHGYNAGPANPAQDAPDAATKPLLLQQGYALIGSSYASTGWAVTDAVPDQLATLKAFTTRFGQASRTIAWGRSYGGLVTTAIAERAPDEIDGSLSMCGLVHGGVANWNNTLDPAFALKTLLGSDVPLVNLPSQEAATDAANTLAATVDSAQSTAEGRARIALAAALHNIPVWNAPTQTRPAATDWDAQQANQYDAVKGLLKIAAFNRRQEAETRAGGNMSWNTGIDYARLLGKSSVRKEVTELYKKAGLSLTKDLAALNRAPRIKADPNAVAWMSTTSSFTGRLAKPQLSIHTIGDPLVPVQTESALRRAVTAAGSGPLLRQAYVDNAGHCTFSTAEQLAALHTLEDRLTTGHWQGTDPASLNARATAADPTTPTRYITYRPTPYLRPYDLAHPADRR
- a CDS encoding PaaX family transcriptional regulator — its product is MEDDDILDTAEGPQPRPQSLMLTFFGNHVLEEGDLGVYSGSIIDVLGRVGVGEQAVRSTLTRMVNRGLLQRQREGRKMFFGLTPQAGRVLIDGRARIWKQGAVNDDWDGSWTLLGFSLPDSWKRQRHDLRSRLTWSGFGALYSGLWIAPGHVDVSSVVTDLGLTAHVKIFHAQAAEVTDIEQMIRDTWDLESIAARYVAFDKRWSAYLVNGNDDDPIGTRLRLVSDWLRTIRTDPRLPARHLPPAWPARPAQETFHRVAQQTHPALKAARATLETTHLRSRLTP
- a CDS encoding cytochrome P450 family protein, which gives rise to MTDPSQDPRFLQDPYPTYAAMRSSCPVQPLPTGSGGHLSYVVTGYAEAREALGDDRLSKDTAAFFAGKESRRRLHPAVAHTMLATDPPRHTRLRKLVTKAFTNGAVAQLRPFIARVTDELLDQWPVGERFDFVAGLAVPLPVIVICELLGVPAGDRPDVRRWSGELFAAGRPDAIDAASHCLADYMTTLIAAKRLNPGDSLLDGLISARDGDDRLSEEELVSLAVLLLVAGHETTTNFLGNATLALLQRPAELDRLRKNPDDVPAVLDELLRFDSPVSTTTFRFTTEAVTLGGTDIPAGAPVLIALGAANRDPARFASPDLLDLDRDATAHLGFGHGIHRCVGAPLAKAEAEIALRAVLSRFPGIRLAGPADRLEWRHTRLVRGLVSLPVLV
- a CDS encoding SDR family NAD(P)-dependent oxidoreductase produces the protein MTITFITGANKGLGRETARRLIESGHTVLVGARDREQGEEAAAALGARYVPIDVTDDASVAAAAANVAEHEGRIDVLINNAGVHGPVGDPSDLTAADARTVLDVNVIGVVRTTTAFLPLLRRSDDPVIVNVSSGMGSLALTHDPGRPESRVIAPLYTSSKAALTMLTTQYAKGLKGIRVNAADPGYTATDLNGHSGPQTVTEGTDAIVALATEEPGAGTGRFVSRHGEIAWS
- a CDS encoding helix-turn-helix transcriptional regulator; this encodes MSTTPGSGLGAMIRTWRDRLPPSAAGLPAARGRRAAGLRREELADLAGVSVDYVVRLEQGRATTPSASVVASLARALQLSAAERDHLYRLAQLVPPVDGTISDHLPPGVQRVLARLGDVAVAVFAADWQLVWWNRGWAALLGDPSASPPRLRNFARDRFPVNAGPAHLALWPVTEADRDATDAAVVSDLRRATGRFPQDRRLASLIRDLNAGNKRFAQLWTTGQVAAHREDHKTIDHPLVGPVTVDCDVLTDGDSELKIVIMTAVPGSEDETKLRLTAVAGPPATTGN